In the genome of Xanthomonas translucens pv. cerealis, one region contains:
- a CDS encoding DNA topoisomerase I gives MSKHLLIVESPAKAKTINKYLGKDFHVLASYGHVRDLIPKEGAVDPDDGFAMRYALIEKNEKHVEAIAKAAKVADDIYLATDPDREGEAISWHIAEILKERGLLKDKPLHRVVFTEITPRAIKEAMANPRQIAVDLVDAQQARRALDYLVGFNLSPVLWRKVQRGLSAGRVQSPALRMIVEREEEIEAFVAREYWSIGADCLHPSQPFAAKLVKLDGQKFEQFTITDGDTAEAARMRLQKAAQGALHVTDVASKERKRRPAPPFTTSTLQQEASRKLGFTTSRTMRVAQKLYEGVTVGDEGTVGLISYMRTDSVNLSQDALAEIRDVIARDFGTGALPDKPNMYQTKSKNAQEAHEAIRPTAALRTPAQMAKYLDDDGRRLYELIWKRAVACQMVPATMNTVTVELAAGNAHSFRASGTTVIDPGFLAVYEEGKDQKAAEDEDEGRKLPAMKPGDRIPLDRIHTDQHFTEPPPRFSEASLVKTLEEYGIGRPSTYASIIQTLLFRKYVELDARRFRPSDVGRAVSKFLSGHFTRYVDYDFTAKLEDELDAVSRGEEEWRPLMEKFWGPFKELVEEKKESVDRSEATGARELGTDPKTGKPVSVRLGRFGPYAAIGSTAEDAEDKPKFASLRPGQSMHTITLEDALELFLMPRALGEDKGEDVSVGIGRFGPFAKRGSVYASLKKEDDPYTIDLARAVFLIEEKEEIARNRIIKEYPGSDIQVLNGRFGPYISDGKLNGKIPKDREPATLTLEEVQKLLEETGKPARRGFGAKKAAAKKEATPKKSAAKKAAADAPAKPAAKKAVKKVAKKTAKKAAKKVVKKAATKSA, from the coding sequence ATGTCCAAGCACCTGCTCATCGTCGAATCGCCCGCCAAGGCCAAGACGATCAACAAATACCTCGGCAAGGACTTCCACGTCCTGGCCTCGTATGGGCACGTGCGCGACCTGATCCCGAAAGAAGGCGCGGTGGACCCGGACGACGGCTTCGCGATGCGCTACGCGCTGATCGAGAAGAACGAGAAGCACGTCGAGGCCATCGCCAAGGCCGCCAAGGTCGCCGACGACATCTATCTGGCGACCGACCCGGATCGCGAGGGCGAGGCGATCAGCTGGCACATCGCCGAGATCCTGAAGGAGCGCGGGCTGCTCAAGGACAAGCCGCTGCACCGGGTGGTGTTCACCGAAATCACCCCGCGCGCGATCAAGGAGGCGATGGCCAACCCACGGCAGATCGCCGTGGACCTGGTCGATGCGCAGCAGGCGCGGCGCGCGCTGGACTACCTGGTCGGCTTCAACCTGTCGCCGGTGCTGTGGCGCAAGGTGCAGCGCGGCCTGTCCGCCGGCCGCGTGCAGTCGCCGGCGCTGCGCATGATCGTGGAGCGCGAGGAAGAGATCGAAGCCTTCGTCGCCCGCGAATACTGGAGCATCGGCGCCGACTGCCTGCACCCCTCGCAGCCGTTCGCGGCCAAGCTGGTCAAGCTCGACGGGCAGAAATTCGAACAGTTCACCATCACCGACGGCGACACCGCCGAAGCGGCGCGGATGCGCCTGCAGAAGGCCGCGCAGGGCGCGCTGCACGTCACCGACGTGGCCAGCAAGGAGCGCAAGCGCCGCCCGGCGCCGCCGTTCACCACCTCCACGCTGCAGCAGGAGGCCTCGCGCAAGCTTGGCTTCACCACCAGCCGCACCATGCGCGTGGCGCAGAAGCTGTACGAAGGCGTGACCGTGGGCGACGAAGGCACGGTCGGCCTGATCAGCTACATGCGTACCGACTCGGTGAACCTGTCGCAGGACGCGCTGGCCGAAATCCGCGACGTGATCGCGCGCGACTTCGGCACCGGCGCGTTGCCCGACAAGCCGAACATGTACCAGACCAAGTCCAAGAACGCGCAGGAAGCGCACGAAGCGATCCGTCCGACCGCGGCGCTGCGCACCCCGGCGCAGATGGCCAAGTACCTGGACGACGACGGTCGCCGCCTGTATGAACTGATCTGGAAGCGCGCGGTGGCTTGCCAAATGGTGCCGGCGACGATGAACACCGTCACCGTGGAACTGGCGGCCGGCAACGCGCACAGCTTCCGCGCCAGCGGCACCACGGTGATCGACCCGGGCTTCCTGGCCGTGTACGAGGAAGGCAAGGACCAGAAGGCCGCCGAGGACGAAGACGAAGGCCGCAAGCTGCCGGCGATGAAGCCCGGCGACCGCATCCCGCTCGACCGCATCCATACCGACCAGCATTTCACCGAGCCGCCGCCGCGCTTTTCGGAAGCCTCGCTGGTCAAGACGCTCGAGGAATACGGCATCGGCCGCCCCTCGACCTATGCCTCGATCATCCAGACCCTGCTGTTCCGCAAGTACGTGGAACTGGACGCGCGCCGCTTCCGTCCGTCGGACGTGGGCCGCGCGGTCAGCAAGTTCCTGTCCGGCCACTTCACCCGCTACGTCGACTACGACTTCACCGCCAAGCTGGAAGACGAGCTGGACGCGGTGTCGCGCGGCGAGGAGGAATGGCGGCCGCTGATGGAGAAGTTCTGGGGCCCGTTCAAGGAACTGGTCGAGGAGAAGAAGGAATCGGTGGACCGCTCCGAGGCCACCGGCGCGCGCGAACTCGGCACCGACCCCAAGACCGGCAAGCCGGTCAGCGTGCGGCTGGGCCGGTTCGGGCCGTATGCGGCGATCGGCAGCACCGCCGAGGACGCCGAGGACAAGCCCAAGTTCGCCTCGCTGCGTCCGGGCCAGAGCATGCACACCATCACCCTGGAAGACGCGCTGGAGCTGTTCCTGATGCCGCGCGCGCTGGGCGAGGACAAGGGCGAGGACGTCAGCGTCGGCATCGGCCGCTTCGGCCCGTTCGCCAAGCGCGGCAGCGTCTATGCCTCGCTGAAGAAGGAAGACGACCCGTACACCATCGACCTGGCGCGTGCGGTGTTCCTGATCGAAGAGAAGGAAGAGATCGCGCGCAACCGCATCATCAAGGAATACCCCGGCAGCGACATCCAGGTGCTCAACGGCCGCTTCGGCCCGTACATCAGCGACGGCAAGCTCAACGGCAAGATCCCCAAGGACCGCGAGCCGGCCACGCTGACCCTGGAAGAAGTGCAGAAGCTGCTGGAAGAGACCGGCA
- a CDS encoding RDD family protein: MSEWYYADAAQQRHGPMPAEQLQQRFQHGEVDLTTLVWRDGLSQWHPLADVVDELGLTQAPAASAADAAAAAPPAADAQAVPSAWTTPDAAAATHSPYAAPTAMPGEEARFGGGGEVVQAGFWKRTAAYLIDGMLVGIVSQVIQFVIMLGFFGFSGLGNGSTPDFSSAGGILMLVLVYLVPLGMSALYFGLFHASTKQATLGKMAIGIKVVRSDGSRISVGRGIGRYFGFLLSSLTIFIGFLMAAFTERKQALHDMLCDTLVVDKWAYTDHPQWQQHTLGTVTVVILSLFGVLMVGILLLVLLAIGVAASGSWH, translated from the coding sequence ATGAGTGAGTGGTACTACGCCGACGCCGCGCAGCAGCGCCATGGACCGATGCCGGCCGAGCAACTACAGCAGCGTTTCCAGCACGGCGAAGTGGACCTGACCACGCTGGTCTGGCGCGACGGCCTCAGCCAATGGCACCCGCTGGCCGATGTCGTCGACGAACTCGGCCTGACCCAGGCGCCTGCGGCAAGTGCGGCGGATGCCGCGGCTGCGGCGCCGCCCGCGGCGGACGCGCAGGCCGTGCCGAGCGCCTGGACCACGCCGGACGCCGCAGCCGCGACGCATTCGCCCTATGCCGCGCCCACCGCTATGCCCGGCGAGGAAGCGCGTTTCGGCGGCGGCGGCGAGGTGGTGCAGGCCGGCTTCTGGAAGCGCACCGCCGCCTACCTGATCGACGGCATGCTGGTCGGCATCGTCTCGCAGGTGATCCAGTTCGTGATCATGCTCGGCTTTTTCGGCTTCAGCGGCCTGGGCAACGGCAGCACCCCGGATTTCAGCAGCGCCGGCGGTATCCTCATGCTGGTGCTGGTGTACCTGGTGCCGCTGGGGATGTCGGCGCTGTACTTCGGCCTGTTCCATGCCTCGACCAAGCAGGCCACGCTGGGCAAGATGGCGATCGGCATCAAGGTGGTGCGTAGCGACGGTAGCCGGATCAGCGTCGGCCGCGGCATCGGCCGCTACTTCGGCTTCCTGCTGAGCAGCCTCACCATCTTCATCGGCTTCCTGATGGCCGCCTTCACCGAGCGCAAGCAGGCCCTGCACGACATGCTCTGCGACACCCTGGTGGTTGACAAATGGGCCTATACCGACCACCCGCAGTGGCAGCAGCACACGCTGGGCACGGTCACCGTGGTGATCCTGTCGCTGTTCGGCGTGCTGATGGTCGGGATCCTGCTGCTGGTGCTCCTGGCGATCGGCGTGGCTGCAAGCGGTAGCTGGCACTGA